The proteins below are encoded in one region of Bosea sp. BIWAKO-01:
- a CDS encoding PAS domain-containing protein, producing the protein MPTPKRLLSSPDMRLRMIEDRVGIGTWCWDLDSTEVSWSPGLFRILGLDAATVVPTVDLYQSLVHPDDQLDFSNAIGLAADKRLQDRTFRIIRPDGSLRWLRSKGQPHFDRNGRLVAMFGVVADVTDVQELRTTLDLETMWRQALSRLLGDHIWRAYPNGKLVETTEWSKLTGQSPAEARNWDELAAIHPDDRKIFLDAWKTAVTTEKEYQATIRVRTVKGDYVTLTGRALPVRGPGGEIREWIGCTTYEHDARPQPRQTAPLHAAQVRAARALLNWSAPRLAREAQVSFSTIRRMEISTAGVRSENLRKVRDVFERNGIRLFHDGDGRACLGLAERGAS; encoded by the coding sequence ATGCCAACACCCAAGAGACTACTGAGTTCGCCCGACATGCGGCTCCGGATGATCGAGGACAGGGTCGGCATTGGGACCTGGTGCTGGGACCTCGACTCGACGGAGGTCTCCTGGTCGCCCGGGCTCTTCAGGATCCTCGGCCTGGACGCCGCGACGGTGGTGCCAACGGTCGATCTCTACCAGTCCCTGGTGCACCCGGATGACCAGCTGGACTTCAGCAACGCCATAGGGCTGGCGGCAGACAAGCGGCTTCAGGACCGGACGTTTCGGATCATCCGCCCCGATGGCAGCCTGAGGTGGCTGCGCAGCAAGGGGCAGCCTCATTTCGACCGAAATGGCCGCCTTGTCGCGATGTTCGGTGTCGTTGCGGACGTCACCGATGTCCAGGAGCTCAGGACGACGCTCGATCTCGAGACGATGTGGCGGCAGGCGCTGTCTCGGCTGCTGGGCGATCACATCTGGCGCGCTTATCCGAATGGAAAGCTGGTCGAGACAACGGAATGGTCGAAGCTCACGGGGCAGTCACCCGCAGAAGCCAGGAACTGGGATGAACTGGCGGCCATTCATCCCGATGATCGAAAGATCTTCCTCGATGCCTGGAAGACTGCGGTCACGACGGAGAAGGAATATCAGGCCACCATCAGGGTCCGGACCGTGAAAGGGGATTATGTCACCCTCACCGGACGAGCACTCCCGGTGCGCGGACCCGGCGGGGAGATCCGGGAGTGGATTGGCTGCACGACCTATGAACACGACGCCCGTCCGCAACCGCGGCAGACGGCACCGCTGCACGCCGCGCAGGTGCGGGCGGCGCGCGCGCTCCTGAACTGGTCGGCGCCTAGGCTTGCCAGGGAGGCGCAGGTTTCCTTCTCGACAATTCGCCGCATGGAGATTTCAACGGCGGGCGTCCGGTCGGAAAATCTGCGGAAGGTCCGTGACGTGTTCGAGCGCAATGGCATTCGCCTCTTCCATGATGGCGATGGGCGGGCATGCCTCGGCCTGGCCGAAAGGGGCGCTTCGTAG
- a CDS encoding DUF6506 family protein, whose product MNIWASMILMDGSDPAIDRIVRETASERLTIVFVPTPEAAPDVARALIAEGVELIELCGGFGVEPGAAVVKAVAGRAAVGLVSFGIDSLTQAAAYKAKFEAGG is encoded by the coding sequence GTGAATATCTGGGCCTCGATGATCCTCATGGACGGCAGCGACCCTGCCATCGATCGTATCGTGCGGGAAACAGCCTCGGAGCGCCTGACGATCGTCTTCGTGCCGACGCCCGAGGCGGCCCCTGACGTTGCTCGGGCCCTGATCGCCGAGGGTGTCGAACTGATTGAGCTCTGCGGAGGCTTTGGCGTCGAGCCGGGTGCTGCGGTCGTCAAAGCTGTCGCTGGCCGCGCCGCGGTCGGCCTGGTCAGCTTCGGCATCGATTCCCTGACCCAGGCGGCTGCCTACAAGGCCAAGTTCGAGGCTGGCGGCTGA
- the clpS gene encoding ATP-dependent Clp protease adapter ClpS: protein MADRPKRPSSPVDGGGREGAGTAVLTRTRTRKPNLYRVLLLNDDYTPMEFVVHVLERFFNKDRAEATQIMMHVHQNGVGECGIFTYEVAETKVTLVMDLARKHMHPLQCVMEKK from the coding sequence ATGGCCGATCGGCCGAAACGCCCAAGTTCTCCCGTCGATGGCGGTGGCCGCGAAGGGGCCGGCACCGCCGTGCTGACGCGGACCAGGACACGCAAGCCCAATCTCTATCGCGTGCTCCTGCTCAACGACGACTACACCCCGATGGAATTCGTGGTGCATGTGCTCGAGCGGTTCTTCAACAAGGACCGCGCCGAAGCGACCCAGATCATGATGCATGTGCATCAGAACGGGGTCGGCGAATGCGGGATCTTCACCTACGAGGTCGCCGAGACGAAAGTCACCTTGGTGATGGACCTGGCGCGCAAGCACATGCATCCTCTGCAATGCGTGATGGAGAAGAAGTAG
- the clpA gene encoding ATP-dependent Clp protease ATP-binding subunit ClpA, whose product MPSFSRSLEQALHRALALANERHHEYATLEHLLLALVDDQDAAAVMRACSVDLDMLRRNLVDYIDAELSNLVTDGRDDSKPTAGFQRVIQRAVIHVQSSGREEVTGANVLVAMFAERESHAAYFLQEQDMTRYDAVNYISHGIAKRPGASESRPVRGSEEEPEQQQRESRADQGNDADKDKKKKESALEAYCVNLNRKARDGRIDPLIGREAEVQRTIQILCRRQKNNPLLVGDPGVGKTAIAEGLALKIIRGEVPEVLEDATVFSLDMGTLLAGTRYRGDFEERLKQVIKEIEAHPKAIMFIDEIHTVIGAGATSGGAMDASNLLKPALASGTLRCIGSTTYKEYRQYFEKDRALVRRFQKIDVNEPSVPDTIEILKGLKPYFEEFHKLRYTNDAIKAAVELSARYIHDRKLPDKAIDVIDETGASQMLLTESKRKKTIGVKEIEAAVAVMARIPAKTVSKDDAEVLRNLENTLKRTVYGQEKAIEALSSSIKLARAGLRDGEKPIGCYLFAGPTGVGKTEVARQLAASLGVELIRFDMSEYMERHTVSRLIGAPPGYVGFDQGGLLTDQVDQHPHSVLLLDEIEKAHPDLFNILLQVMDHGKLTDNNGKQVDFRNVILIMTTNAGAADMARAAYGFTRSKREGDDTEAVNRLFAPEFRNRLDSVISFSHLPKTVVARVVDKFVLQLEAQLADRNVTIELTDEAREWLVENGYDEAMGARPMARLIQQTIKTPLADEVLFGRLKGGGAVKVVVVQSETGIKVLGLEFPDGPVKPKPEKDVAAAAEKRTPRAKAKGAAKPGTSGTRRAPKGGGDGKGGGPAEPPKAAQRAIRTVPKVPLTKA is encoded by the coding sequence GTGCCGAGTTTCTCGCGCAGTCTCGAACAGGCGCTTCACCGGGCTCTGGCGCTCGCCAATGAGCGTCATCACGAATATGCCACGCTGGAGCATCTGCTGCTCGCCCTGGTCGATGATCAGGACGCTGCCGCCGTCATGCGTGCCTGCAGCGTCGATCTCGACATGCTGAGGCGCAATCTCGTCGATTATATCGATGCCGAGCTGAGCAATCTCGTCACCGATGGCCGCGACGATTCCAAGCCTACAGCCGGGTTCCAGCGCGTGATCCAGCGCGCGGTCATCCATGTCCAGTCCTCCGGTCGCGAAGAGGTGACCGGCGCCAATGTGCTGGTCGCGATGTTTGCCGAGCGCGAGAGCCATGCCGCCTATTTCCTGCAGGAGCAGGACATGACGCGTTACGACGCGGTCAACTACATCAGTCATGGCATCGCCAAGCGCCCCGGCGCGAGCGAGAGCCGGCCGGTGCGCGGCAGCGAGGAAGAGCCCGAGCAGCAGCAGCGCGAGTCGCGGGCCGATCAGGGCAACGATGCCGACAAGGACAAGAAGAAGAAGGAAAGCGCGCTCGAGGCCTACTGCGTCAACCTCAACCGCAAGGCGCGCGACGGGCGCATCGACCCGCTGATCGGCCGCGAGGCCGAGGTGCAGCGCACCATCCAGATCCTTTGTCGCCGGCAGAAGAACAATCCGCTGCTGGTCGGTGACCCCGGCGTCGGCAAGACCGCGATCGCCGAAGGGCTCGCGCTGAAGATCATCCGTGGAGAGGTGCCGGAGGTTCTCGAGGACGCTACGGTGTTCTCGCTCGACATGGGCACGCTGCTGGCCGGCACGCGCTATCGCGGCGATTTCGAAGAGCGCCTCAAGCAGGTGATCAAGGAGATCGAGGCCCATCCCAAGGCGATCATGTTCATCGACGAGATCCATACGGTGATCGGCGCTGGCGCGACCTCGGGTGGGGCGATGGATGCCTCCAACCTGCTGAAGCCGGCGCTGGCGTCCGGCACGCTGCGCTGCATCGGCTCGACGACCTACAAGGAATACCGTCAGTATTTCGAGAAGGATCGGGCGCTGGTGCGTCGTTTCCAGAAGATCGACGTCAACGAGCCGTCTGTGCCGGACACGATCGAGATCCTGAAGGGGCTGAAGCCCTATTTCGAGGAGTTCCACAAGCTCCGCTACACCAATGACGCCATCAAGGCGGCGGTGGAACTGTCGGCGCGCTACATCCATGATCGCAAGCTTCCGGACAAGGCGATCGACGTGATCGACGAGACCGGCGCGTCGCAGATGCTGCTGACCGAGAGCAAGCGCAAGAAGACCATTGGCGTGAAGGAGATCGAGGCTGCGGTCGCGGTCATGGCGCGCATCCCGGCCAAGACCGTCTCCAAGGACGACGCCGAGGTTCTGCGCAATCTCGAGAACACGTTGAAGCGCACGGTCTACGGCCAGGAGAAGGCGATCGAGGCGTTGTCGTCCTCGATCAAGCTGGCCCGTGCCGGCTTGCGTGACGGCGAAAAGCCGATCGGCTGCTACCTGTTTGCCGGCCCGACGGGCGTCGGCAAGACCGAGGTGGCGCGCCAGCTCGCCGCGTCGCTCGGCGTCGAGTTGATCCGCTTCGACATGTCGGAATATATGGAGCGCCACACGGTCTCGCGGTTGATCGGCGCACCTCCCGGCTATGTCGGCTTCGATCAGGGCGGGCTTCTGACCGATCAGGTCGACCAGCATCCGCATTCGGTGCTGCTGCTCGACGAGATCGAGAAGGCTCATCCCGACCTGTTCAACATCCTGTTGCAGGTGATGGACCACGGCAAGCTGACCGACAACAACGGCAAGCAGGTCGATTTCAGGAACGTTATCCTGATCATGACGACCAATGCCGGTGCCGCCGACATGGCACGCGCGGCCTATGGTTTCACCCGGTCCAAGCGGGAGGGCGACGATACCGAAGCGGTGAACCGCCTGTTCGCGCCCGAGTTCCGCAACCGACTGGATTCGGTGATTTCCTTCAGCCATCTGCCGAAGACGGTGGTGGCGCGTGTCGTCGACAAGTTCGTGCTCCAGCTCGAAGCTCAACTCGCGGACCGCAATGTCACGATCGAGCTCACCGACGAGGCGCGCGAGTGGCTGGTCGAGAACGGCTATGACGAGGCGATGGGGGCGAGGCCGATGGCTCGCCTGATCCAGCAGACGATCAAGACACCGCTCGCCGACGAGGTCCTGTTCGGGCGCCTGAAGGGCGGCGGCGCGGTCAAGGTCGTCGTCGTGCAGTCCGAGACCGGCATCAAGGTGCTGGGGCTCGAATTCCCCGACGGGCCGGTCAAGCCCAAGCCGGAGAAGGACGTGGCGGCGGCGGCCGAGAAGCGCACGCCGCGGGCAAAGGCGAAGGGCGCAGCGAAGCCGGGCACGTCCGGCACGCGCCGGGCGCCGAAGGGCGGCGGAGACGGCAAGGGCGGTGGCCCGGCCGAGCCGCCCAAGGCGGCGCAACGCGCCATTCGTACCGTGCCGAAGGTCCCGCTGACGAAGGCCTGA
- a CDS encoding AzlC family ABC transporter permease, which produces MSVSADWSWQRTALAGIRDALSLPAWVVGFGLVGVGSLARDVGYPVDVAVLSTMLVWAGPSQVIFFASIAAGAAWSAIALAIGFASLRFLPMTVAILPLLRRPGQGIAMQLLLAHYVAVTAWTEGLRRLPGIAPHQRVAYFLGFANACMMVSAAGTYAGYYLVGALPLPLAAGLLCLTPIFFLASIAAGIRHRGDFIAMGLGLALAPIFDRVMGSGFDLIVSGLIGGSIAFAVQRVGARRA; this is translated from the coding sequence ATGAGCGTATCGGCCGACTGGAGCTGGCAGCGCACCGCGCTGGCCGGTATACGCGATGCGCTGTCGCTGCCGGCCTGGGTTGTCGGTTTCGGGCTCGTCGGCGTCGGCTCGCTGGCGCGCGATGTCGGCTATCCCGTCGATGTCGCTGTGCTCTCGACCATGCTGGTCTGGGCCGGGCCGTCGCAGGTGATCTTCTTCGCATCGATCGCGGCGGGGGCTGCGTGGAGCGCGATCGCGCTTGCGATCGGCTTTGCCTCACTGCGCTTCCTGCCGATGACGGTGGCGATCCTGCCGCTGCTGCGCCGGCCGGGGCAAGGCATCGCGATGCAGTTGCTGCTCGCGCATTACGTTGCCGTCACGGCCTGGACCGAGGGCCTACGCCGGCTGCCGGGGATCGCGCCGCACCAGCGTGTGGCCTATTTCCTCGGCTTCGCCAATGCCTGCATGATGGTGAGCGCAGCGGGCACCTATGCAGGCTATTACCTCGTTGGGGCGCTGCCGCTTCCGCTTGCTGCCGGGCTGCTCTGCCTGACCCCGATCTTCTTCCTCGCATCGATCGCTGCTGGTATCCGCCACCGCGGGGACTTCATCGCGATGGGGCTTGGCCTTGCGCTGGCGCCGATCTTCGACCGTGTGATGGGCAGCGGCTTCGATCTGATCGTCTCCGGTCTGATCGGTGGCAGCATCGCCTTTGCCGTGCAGCGCGTCGGGGCGCGGCGCGCATGA
- a CDS encoding AzlD domain-containing protein: MTQPIPLLDGPFWPYLALLLFAFLPTEIWRWLAVAFARRINADSPALEWVRAVATALLAGVVAKLIIAPPGALAALPLSLRVGALAATLAIVLFDRRRVFLAVLVGEAVLIGGGWMLSQAA; this comes from the coding sequence ATGACACAGCCGATCCCGCTGCTCGATGGCCCATTCTGGCCCTATCTCGCGCTGCTGCTCTTCGCCTTCCTGCCGACCGAGATCTGGCGCTGGCTCGCTGTCGCCTTCGCGCGGCGCATCAACGCCGATTCGCCGGCATTGGAATGGGTGAGGGCGGTGGCGACGGCTCTCCTTGCCGGGGTCGTCGCCAAGCTGATCATCGCGCCGCCCGGGGCGCTTGCGGCCTTGCCGCTCTCCCTACGCGTCGGCGCATTGGCCGCGACTCTGGCCATCGTCCTGTTCGACCGACGGCGCGTCTTCCTGGCCGTCCTCGTTGGCGAGGCGGTGCTGATCGGCGGCGGCTGGATGTTGAGCCAGGCGGCCTGA
- a CDS encoding sigma-70 family RNA polymerase sigma factor: protein MTLQTAFEQHRRFLTRLAYRMLGSVSDAEDIVQDAWLRWHEASGDEISNPRAYLAQVVTRLCLDQMKSARSRREFYVGTWLPEPLVEKLGSAEVADDELDAPIALMLALERLSPLERAAFLLHDIFDMDFTEIAAMLERSEAACRQLAKRARDHVRLDTPPRNKVSREEAARFAEAFFKASHQSDPTMLQRLLAQDVVLHSDGGGKVQAVFKLIFGADKVARFFARLSHALALTRRNVSTTSYEPVLINGLPGYVSLENGQTLQATALDIRDGLIHAIYVVRNPDKLRHLQQPGL from the coding sequence ATGACCCTGCAGACCGCGTTCGAACAGCACCGGCGCTTCCTGACCCGACTTGCCTATCGAATGCTGGGATCCGTCAGCGACGCCGAGGACATCGTTCAGGATGCCTGGTTGCGCTGGCACGAGGCCAGTGGTGACGAAATCTCGAACCCGCGCGCCTATCTCGCCCAGGTGGTGACGCGGCTCTGCCTCGACCAGATGAAATCGGCCCGCAGCCGCCGCGAATTCTATGTCGGGACCTGGCTGCCGGAGCCACTCGTCGAAAAACTCGGCAGCGCCGAGGTCGCCGACGACGAGCTCGATGCCCCCATCGCCCTGATGCTGGCGCTCGAACGCCTGTCTCCACTGGAGCGGGCGGCCTTCCTTCTGCACGACATCTTCGACATGGACTTCACCGAAATCGCCGCGATGCTGGAGCGCAGCGAAGCCGCCTGCCGTCAGCTCGCCAAGCGTGCACGCGACCATGTTCGGCTCGACACGCCGCCGCGCAACAAGGTTTCCCGGGAGGAGGCCGCGCGCTTCGCCGAGGCCTTTTTCAAGGCATCACATCAATCCGACCCGACGATGTTGCAGCGTCTGCTCGCCCAGGATGTCGTCCTGCACAGCGATGGCGGCGGCAAGGTCCAGGCCGTGTTCAAGCTGATCTTCGGCGCGGACAAGGTCGCTCGTTTCTTCGCACGCCTCTCCCACGCACTCGCACTGACCCGGCGCAATGTCTCGACGACCAGCTATGAACCGGTGCTGATCAATGGCCTGCCCGGCTATGTCAGCCTGGAGAACGGGCAAACCCTGCAGGCAACGGCACTCGACATCCGCGACGGGCTGATCCACGCGATCTACGTGGTCCGCAATCCCGACAAGCTGCGCCATCTCCAGCAGCCAGGCCTCTGA
- a CDS encoding carboxymuconolactone decarboxylase family protein: protein MPQRLNVFQVAPAAVNAVLGLQNYVEECGLEHSLLELVKMRASQINGCAYCLHMHSADARKAGETEARLYLLSAWHESELYTPRERAALRWTEALTRLSEASASDEAFAELREHFSEAEAVNLSVAIGAINTWNRINAGFRARHPQDRQRSAAA from the coding sequence ATGCCCCAACGCCTTAATGTATTCCAGGTTGCTCCGGCCGCGGTCAACGCCGTCCTGGGACTGCAGAACTATGTCGAAGAGTGCGGGCTGGAGCACAGCCTGCTCGAACTGGTGAAGATGCGCGCATCGCAGATCAACGGCTGTGCCTATTGCCTGCACATGCACTCGGCCGATGCGCGCAAGGCCGGCGAGACCGAAGCGCGGCTCTATCTGCTGAGCGCCTGGCACGAGTCGGAACTCTACACCCCGCGCGAGCGCGCTGCCCTGCGCTGGACCGAAGCGTTGACGCGCTTGTCCGAAGCCAGTGCGAGCGATGAGGCCTTCGCCGAACTGCGCGAGCATTTCAGCGAAGCCGAAGCGGTCAATCTTTCGGTCGCGATTGGAGCGATCAACACCTGGAACCGCATCAATGCCGGCTTCCGGGCCCGGCACCCGCAGGATCGCCAGCGCTCCGCGGCAGCCTGA
- a CDS encoding HIT family protein, translated as MTAYDPANVFAKILRGELPSHKVYEDDETVAIMDIMPRADGHVLIIPKTACRNVFDAPPDALKAVALTTQKLAHAVKSACAADGITIQQFNEPAGGQVVFHLHVHVMPRWDGVALRPHTGAMEANDVLAANAEKIRAALKNI; from the coding sequence ATGACCGCCTATGATCCAGCCAATGTCTTCGCCAAGATCCTGCGCGGCGAGCTGCCCAGTCACAAGGTCTATGAGGACGATGAGACCGTCGCCATCATGGACATCATGCCCCGTGCCGACGGACATGTCCTGATCATCCCCAAGACCGCCTGCCGCAATGTGTTCGATGCGCCGCCGGACGCGCTCAAGGCTGTGGCACTGACGACCCAGAAGCTCGCCCATGCGGTGAAGAGCGCCTGCGCGGCCGACGGCATCACCATCCAGCAGTTCAACGAGCCGGCAGGCGGCCAGGTCGTGTTCCACCTGCATGTCCATGTCATGCCGCGCTGGGATGGCGTTGCTCTTCGCCCCCATACCGGTGCCATGGAAGCGAATGACGTGCTTGCCGCGAACGCCGAAAAAATCCGGGCCGCGCTAAAAAATATCTGA
- a CDS encoding GNAT family N-acetyltransferase, producing the protein MSAGRDRNDLRVRVATSLKSVPAEAWDACANPPATSVPSPARLESGCEAADSLSQQDTDNPFVSHAFLRALEESGCIGGRSGWSPAYLLVEDGDDRLLAAAPSFVKGHSQGEYVFDHAWADAYERAGGHYYPKLQVAAPFTPATGPRLLAADGPRAGEARAGLIAGLEALRDQTRSSSIHVTFAQEPDLGALLEAGYLERHDLQFHWGNDGFTTYDDFLATLASRKRKALKRERREALSAGITVEVLSGASLTEAVWDDFFAFYQDTGSRKWGRPYLNRRFFSLVGQALGERIVLVMARRAGRYIAGAINFRGANTLYGRNWGCIEDHPFLHFELCYHQAIDYAIAHGLARVEAGAQGEHKIARGYRPVITRSAHHLADPGLRRAVSSYLVTEREHIAAAREALAAESPFRRDGHSDEA; encoded by the coding sequence TTGAGTGCAGGTCGCGACCGCAACGACCTGCGGGTCCGGGTCGCGACCTCGTTGAAATCCGTGCCGGCGGAAGCCTGGGACGCCTGCGCCAACCCGCCTGCGACCAGCGTGCCTTCGCCTGCACGGCTTGAATCAGGCTGTGAAGCAGCCGATTCACTTTCTCAGCAAGACACGGATAACCCCTTCGTCTCTCACGCCTTTCTGAGAGCCCTGGAAGAAAGCGGCTGCATCGGCGGCCGCTCCGGCTGGTCTCCCGCCTATCTCCTCGTCGAGGACGGCGACGACCGGTTGCTCGCGGCGGCGCCGAGTTTCGTGAAGGGTCACAGCCAGGGCGAATATGTCTTCGATCATGCCTGGGCCGACGCCTATGAGCGGGCCGGTGGGCATTATTATCCCAAGCTCCAGGTCGCCGCGCCTTTCACCCCCGCAACGGGTCCCCGCCTCCTCGCGGCCGACGGGCCGCGCGCCGGCGAAGCACGCGCCGGCCTGATCGCCGGGCTGGAGGCACTGCGCGATCAGACACGCTCCTCCTCGATACACGTCACCTTCGCGCAGGAGCCCGATCTCGGTGCACTCCTCGAGGCCGGGTATCTCGAGCGCCACGATCTCCAGTTCCACTGGGGCAACGACGGCTTCACGACCTATGATGACTTCCTCGCCACCCTTGCCTCGCGCAAGCGCAAGGCGCTGAAACGCGAGCGACGCGAGGCGCTTTCGGCCGGTATCACGGTGGAGGTTCTCAGCGGCGCCAGCCTGACCGAGGCGGTCTGGGATGATTTCTTCGCCTTCTATCAGGATACGGGCTCGCGCAAATGGGGCAGGCCCTATCTGAACCGGCGCTTCTTTTCGTTGGTCGGACAAGCACTGGGCGAGCGCATCGTGCTGGTCATGGCCCGACGCGCCGGGCGCTATATCGCGGGCGCCATCAATTTCCGTGGAGCGAATACGCTCTATGGCCGCAACTGGGGCTGCATCGAAGACCACCCCTTCCTGCATTTCGAGCTCTGCTACCACCAGGCGATCGACTACGCGATCGCACATGGGCTCGCCCGCGTCGAAGCCGGCGCACAGGGCGAGCACAAGATCGCGCGCGGCTATCGTCCCGTCATCACGCGCTCGGCCCATCACCTCGCCGATCCCGGCCTGCGCCGCGCGGTTTCGTCCTATCTCGTGACCGAGCGCGAGCATATTGCAGCCGCCCGCGAAGCGCTCGCGGCGGAGAGCCCGTTCCGCAGGGATGGACACAGCGATGAAGCGTGA
- a CDS encoding glycerophosphodiester phosphodiesterase family protein, with the protein MSARPSLDWLVARPIAHRGLHDLAAGLIENSISAADAAIAGTFGIECDIQLSADGEAMVFHDFVLDRLTAETGNVNARTADALAAISLKGSSDRIPTLDAFLDRIAGRVPLVIEVKSRFDGDLALTRRAAEIVARRSGQPIVFKSFDPTIVTALRELAPAIPRGIVAMNEYAYSDYDRLDARQKHALANLLHFEESRPDFLSWKVADLPSAAPFLCNKALGLPLMSWTVRTPEDRETARVHADQMVFEGFRP; encoded by the coding sequence ATGAGCGCACGTCCTTCCCTCGACTGGCTGGTCGCGCGGCCGATCGCGCATCGGGGCCTGCACGACCTCGCCGCCGGCCTGATCGAGAACAGCATCTCGGCGGCAGACGCCGCAATTGCCGGCACCTTCGGAATCGAATGCGACATCCAGCTCAGCGCCGATGGCGAAGCCATGGTGTTTCACGATTTCGTGCTCGATCGGCTGACGGCTGAGACCGGCAATGTCAATGCCAGGACGGCGGATGCGCTTGCCGCGATTTCACTGAAGGGCAGCAGCGACAGGATTCCGACCCTCGATGCGTTTCTCGATCGGATCGCCGGCCGCGTGCCGCTGGTGATCGAGGTCAAGAGCCGCTTCGACGGCGATCTCGCGCTGACGCGACGCGCAGCCGAGATCGTCGCCAGGCGCTCCGGTCAGCCGATCGTCTTCAAGTCCTTCGATCCGACGATCGTCACCGCGCTCCGCGAGCTCGCTCCGGCGATCCCGCGCGGCATCGTGGCCATGAATGAATATGCCTATTCCGACTACGACCGGCTCGACGCGCGCCAGAAGCACGCGCTCGCGAACCTGCTGCATTTCGAGGAAAGCCGACCCGATTTCCTGTCCTGGAAGGTCGCGGATCTGCCAAGTGCCGCTCCCTTCCTCTGCAACAAGGCGCTTGGCCTGCCGCTGATGAGCTGGACGGTGCGCACCCCCGAGGATCGCGAGACAGCCCGCGTTCACGCCGACCAGATGGTCTTCGAAGGGTTCCGCCCTTGA
- a CDS encoding RidA family protein: MSEIEANLAALGITLPAPAAPVANYVPYVITGNLLVISGQICFGLDGKLSDKHKGKLGAEIFNEAGLEAARLCAINVLAQAKAALGGDLERIRRCVRLGGFINATPHFSALPAIMNGASDLMVQVLGDRGRHARSTVGVAELPADAAVEVEAMFEIA, from the coding sequence ATGAGCGAAATCGAAGCCAACCTCGCCGCACTGGGCATCACCCTGCCCGCTCCCGCCGCGCCCGTGGCGAACTACGTGCCCTATGTCATCACCGGCAACCTGCTGGTGATCTCCGGACAGATCTGCTTTGGCCTCGACGGCAAACTCTCCGACAAGCACAAGGGTAAGCTCGGCGCCGAGATCTTCAACGAAGCCGGGCTCGAGGCCGCGCGCCTCTGCGCGATCAACGTGCTGGCGCAGGCCAAAGCCGCGCTTGGCGGCGATCTCGAGCGCATCAGGCGCTGCGTCCGGCTTGGCGGCTTCATCAACGCGACCCCGCATTTCTCCGCGCTTCCCGCGATTATGAACGGCGCGTCCGACCTGATGGTCCAGGTTCTCGGCGATCGCGGCCGCCATGCCCGCTCGACCGTCGGCGTCGCCGAACTGCCGGCAGATGCTGCCGTCGAGGTCGAGGCGATGTTCGAGATCGCCTGA
- a CDS encoding cell envelope integrity EipB family protein: MNRIGFGLLGAAGAATLLLMALPTAALAQAKPGERVVLVPHRAVYDLVLDDGKPAKNIEAARGRIAFDFTGDACEGYALSFRQVTQLTSEGGPRTIDARTTSFEAGDGQSYRFKTESSASGAPTEIVDGTAKKSGADGYEVKLTAPKAETHREAGDALFPNAQMKALILAARAGQNTFSVRLYDGANSGKEVYDTLSVIGKHIETPPSETPLKRPEFEKLTRWPVTVSYYKVGSGEVTPAYSISFELYENGVTGAVRMDYGSFALRGTLTRLDLLPHQDCAK, translated from the coding sequence ATGAACAGAATCGGTTTCGGTCTCCTGGGCGCAGCGGGCGCTGCGACGCTGCTGCTGATGGCACTGCCAACGGCTGCTCTGGCGCAGGCCAAACCAGGGGAACGCGTCGTCCTGGTGCCGCACCGCGCAGTCTACGATCTCGTGCTCGACGATGGGAAACCGGCCAAGAACATCGAGGCGGCCCGCGGGCGCATCGCATTCGACTTCACCGGTGATGCCTGCGAGGGGTATGCACTCTCCTTCCGGCAGGTGACCCAACTCACCAGCGAGGGCGGGCCGCGTACGATCGATGCCCGGACGACGAGCTTCGAAGCAGGGGACGGACAGAGCTACCGCTTCAAGACCGAGAGTTCCGCAAGTGGCGCGCCGACCGAAATCGTCGACGGCACTGCGAAGAAGTCGGGAGCCGACGGCTATGAGGTCAAGCTGACCGCTCCCAAGGCGGAGACGCATCGTGAGGCCGGCGACGCGTTGTTTCCCAATGCGCAGATGAAAGCGCTGATCCTGGCGGCGCGAGCGGGCCAGAACACCTTTAGCGTGCGGCTCTATGACGGCGCCAATAGCGGCAAGGAGGTCTATGACACGCTCTCCGTCATCGGCAAGCACATCGAAACGCCGCCGAGCGAGACGCCGCTGAAGCGCCCGGAATTCGAGAAACTGACACGCTGGCCCGTCACCGTATCCTATTACAAGGTCGGTTCAGGCGAGGTCACGCCGGCCTATTCGATCTCGTTCGAACTGTATGAGAATGGTGTCACCGGCGCGGTCCGGATGGACTATGGCAGTTTCGCGTTGCGCGGCACGCTCACGCGTCTGGATCTTCTGCCTCATCAGGATTGCGCGAAGTAG